The DNA region GCGAGCGAGGCACGGCCATCCCCGGCGCCGACGCGCTGATCACCGATGAGCCCGGATTGACGCTGCTCATCGGCTGCGCCGACTGCGTTCCCGTCTACCTGGTCGACCCCGACCTACCGTCGATCGGTTTGGCCCACGCCGGATGGCGAGGCACGGTCGGGCGCATTGCCGCCAAGACGTTGGAAGCCATGGCCCAGGCTTTCGGGACCAGGTCGGGCCGGGTCCTGGCGGCCATCGGCCCATCCATCGGGTCCTGCTGTTACGAGGTGGATGAGGCGGTCGCCGGTCCACTGAGGGAGGCGTTTCCCGAGGATTGGCCGCTCCTCCTCGATCCGGGTTTGCGGCCCGGACGGTGGCAGTGCGACCTATGGGCGGCCAACCGGACGGCCCTGATCCAGGCGGGGGTGGCGGCGGACCGGATCCGGGTCGCCTCCCTGTGCACCGCCTGCAACCACGAGACGTTCTTCTCCCATCGGGCCTCGGGTGGTCGGGCCGGGAGAATGGCCGCCCTGCTGGCTCTGAACGACAGCGAGTCGGGTCGGGGTCCAGATGACCAAGGCAGTCTGAAGGATGGAGAGGGAGACAGGGGTGGGCCGCAAGAAGAAGAGGGTCGCCGGTAAGAAGGCGTCATCATCGCGGTCTGGCTCGCGTCGGCGACGCTCCGCGGCCGACCGGTCCCGGCTGGTCCTCTATGTCCTCGTCGCGGCGATCCTCCTGATCAGCTTCCCATGGCTCCGCCGGGTGGTTTCCGGCCAGCTCATCCGAATGGTTTCGGCCGAGCAGGGGGTGATCGAACTGGTCGCCCCCGGCGACGGCTTGGTGGTCAGGGGAGAGACCTCGGTCTCGACGCCCATCGCCGGTACCCTCACCATCCTCCAGGCCGAAGGAAGCCGGGTCCGGGTGGGCACCCCGATCGGTCGGATCACCAACAACGAAGCCCGCGGTCAGGCCGAGGGGCAGGCCCAGGCGGCCGAAGGGCGGCTGGCCGAATACCGTGCGGCCAAGGCCGCTCAAGTCGCCGAGCTGACGACCGCCCTGGCCGACCTCGACCGGCGGGTGAACACCGCCCTGATCGAGGTCCAGAAAGCCTCGTTCAAGCTCGACCTGAAGGCCCTGGACGCGGCGGCTGCTTTGGCCCGCAAGCTCTCTCAAACTAGAGCCGAGACGTCCGGGCGGCTGGAGGCGGTCAAGAGCGGAGAGAAGGCCCTCGAGCAAGAGGCGGCGGCGGCCCGGGCCTTGGTCGACAAGGCCAACACCGAACTAACCGCCCCGGCCGCCGGCGTTGTTTCCTTCATCCGTGACGGCCTGGAATCCGAGATGACCCCGGCCTCCCTGGCCTCCCTCAACGGCAAGAAGGTCATGGCCTCCACCCCGCAGGCGACGGTGGTCAAGAACGGCGACGCGGTCAAGGCCGGTCAGTCGGTCTTCAAGATAATCGATTCGATCCGGGTCTACGTGGCGGTCGTCCTTCCCTCCGAGCAACTGTCGTCGGTCCAAGGGAAGACGATGGTCACCATCCGCTTTCCCGAACTAAAGGGTCAGGCGGTGGCCGCCGCCGTTGAGCGAGTAGGCCAACGCGAGCGCAACGGTTACGGCTTGGCCGTCTTCAGCACCGACCAGTTCCTGACCGAATTCGCCACCCAGCGGCGGACGCCGGTCCAAGTGGTCAAAGACAGCTTCGCCGGGGTCATCGTGCCCCGCGGGGCCCTGGCCAAACGGGACGGGCAGGACGGTGTCTTTATCCTGCGAAAGAGCCAGGTGGTCTTCAAGCCGGTGACGGTCCTCGGGGGGGACGGCCGCCGGTCGGCCGTCGAGGGCATCCAGGGGGGCGCCCAGGTGGTCACCAACCCGTGGCTGGTAATCGGCACGGAACAGCAGATCCAATGATTCGGATTGGGTGATTTCTTGACCCAATGACTCTGGAGGGAGCATCCTTGGCATCGAGCATCGCCGCCAACCTGGCCGTGGTCAGGGGGCGGATCGCCGGGGCCGCGGCTCGGGCGGGCCGCGACCCGGCCGGCGTGACAATCGTCGCCGTGACCAAGACGGTCGGGCCCGACGTCATTCGGGAAGCCGTCGAGGCCGGCCTGACCGACCTCGGTGAGAACCGGGCCCAGGAGTTCCGCGACAAACACAAGCTTCTCGGACCCTTGGCCCGCTGGCATTTCATTGGACAACTGCAGACCAATAAGATAAAATACTTGGTAGAAAAGGTAAGCCTCATCCATTCGCTCGACCGGATGGCCGCCGTCGTTGAGCTTGATCGCCTCGCCCAGAAGGTGGGCTTACAGCAGCGGGTCTTGGTCGAGGTCAATGTCTCGGGGGAAGTTAGCAAGTCGGGGGTCCGCGCCGATGAGGCGGTCGCACTGCTAGAATCCATGCGGCCTTTTGCCGGTGT from Bacillota bacterium includes:
- the pgeF gene encoding peptidoglycan editing factor PgeF — encoded protein: ERGTAIPGADALITDEPGLTLLIGCADCVPVYLVDPDLPSIGLAHAGWRGTVGRIAAKTLEAMAQAFGTRSGRVLAAIGPSIGSCCYEVDEAVAGPLREAFPEDWPLLLDPGLRPGRWQCDLWAANRTALIQAGVAADRIRVASLCTACNHETFFSHRASGGRAGRMAALLALNDSESGRGPDDQGSLKDGEGDRGGPQEEEGRR
- a CDS encoding HlyD family efflux transporter periplasmic adaptor subunit; this translates as MGRKKKRVAGKKASSSRSGSRRRRSAADRSRLVLYVLVAAILLISFPWLRRVVSGQLIRMVSAEQGVIELVAPGDGLVVRGETSVSTPIAGTLTILQAEGSRVRVGTPIGRITNNEARGQAEGQAQAAEGRLAEYRAAKAAQVAELTTALADLDRRVNTALIEVQKASFKLDLKALDAAAALARKLSQTRAETSGRLEAVKSGEKALEQEAAAARALVDKANTELTAPAAGVVSFIRDGLESEMTPASLASLNGKKVMASTPQATVVKNGDAVKAGQSVFKIIDSIRVYVAVVLPSEQLSSVQGKTMVTIRFPELKGQAVAAAVERVGQRERNGYGLAVFSTDQFLTEFATQRRTPVQVVKDSFAGVIVPRGALAKRDGQDGVFILRKSQVVFKPVTVLGGDGRRSAVEGIQGGAQVVTNPWLVIGTEQQIQ
- a CDS encoding YggS family pyridoxal phosphate-dependent enzyme, with amino-acid sequence MASSIAANLAVVRGRIAGAAARAGRDPAGVTIVAVTKTVGPDVIREAVEAGLTDLGENRAQEFRDKHKLLGPLARWHFIGQLQTNKIKYLVEKVSLIHSLDRMAAVVELDRLAQKVGLQQRVLVEVNVSGEVSKSGVRADEAVALLESMRPFAGVRVCGLMTVAPIVDDPEAARPFFRRLRELAENIRARGWPEIEMSYLSMGMSGDFPVAVEEGANIVRIGTAIFGPRS